In Pseudophryne corroboree isolate aPseCor3 chromosome 7, aPseCor3.hap2, whole genome shotgun sequence, a single window of DNA contains:
- the MAIP1 gene encoding m-AAA protease-interacting protein 1, mitochondrial gives MIWRSVARFSRLCTRPRAPICCGHRIPTLVPPAICQAPGHLSVTRGFSSQKTDSDKMVVVGVPNPIVWFRTRIYFFLIQTFFDKDFSIDEFTVGARQAFSFVSGMLSQCKFDSLENLVAGDILKDLQEKCSILSDNYRHALEAQASDIMYSFPGDVAVYYDNSGRKFVSILMRFWYMTCAKVPDEELDGTKVFQVVLGNQEAKDTKRILTANYEFRREFTQGVEPDWIITRIEYSKLLD, from the coding sequence ATGATATGGCGGTCGGTGGCCCGTTTCTCCCGGCTATGCACCAGGCCCAGGGCACCGATATGCTGTGGTCACCGGATCCCGACCCTTGTTCCCCCGGCGATATGCCAAGCCCCCGGCCACCTGAGTGTGACCCGGGGCTTCAGCAGCCAGAAAACGGACTCCGACAAAATGGTGGTCGTCGGGGTGCCTAATCCCATTGTGTGGTTCCGCACCCGGATCTATTTCTTCCTCATTCAGACGTTCTTCGATAAGGACTTCAGCATAGATGAGTTCACAGTGGGGGCCAGGCAGGCATTCTCCTTCGTCTCCGGGATGCTGTCCCAGTGCAAGTTTGACTCCCTGGAGAACCTGGTGGCAGGGGATATCCTGAAGGACCTGCAGGAGAAGTGCTCAATACTGTCAGACAATTACAGACATGCCCTGGAAGCGCAGGCCAGTGACATCATGTACTCTTTCCCCGGAGACGTAGCCGTTTACTATGACAATAGTGGCAGGAAATTCGTCTCCATCCTCATGCGCTTCTGGTACATGACCTGCGCAAAGGTCCCTGACGAGGAGCTGGATGGTACCAAAGTATTCCAGGTGGTTCTAGGAAACCAAGAGGCCAAGGACACGAAGCGCATCCTCACCGCCAACTACGAGTTCCGCAGAGAGTTCACGCAGGGCGTGGAGCCGGACTGGATCATCACGCGCATTGAATACTCTAAATTGTTGGACTAA